CTAAAATGGGCGTTGCTGAATCAAGATATGAATCAGTAGGGAATAATTACCTCTTGAAACTTTAGATAGTGAATTAATAAAGGAATAGACTATTCTAACATCTCCACTGACTTTGAATAACATAACGTTTGGGTATCTAGTCGGACAAGATAATGTATTCAACGAGTGTTCTCCCCCTCTACTCTATTCAGATACAGCCTTTCTCACAAATATTAAGTATAATGTTATCGATAGCTAAATTGTACCAAAAATGAAATCCTATCCAGTAGAGTTCCGTCAGAAAATCCTAGACTGTTATTATAACGAACCCATCTCTCAAAGACAATTAGCGAAAAGATTCTGCGTAACCTTAAGTTTCGTACAAAAGCTTTTGAAGCAATCTCGAGAAACGGGAGATATTCGACCGAAGACTTACCGATGTGGCCGTCATTTAAAACTTACACCAGAACAGATGATCGCCCTCGGTGATTTGATTGAGGAAAATAATGACGCAACTCTAGCCGAACTATCGGAACTATTCCTAGAAAGAACCGGTATAGTGTTAAGTGTGGCGACAGTGGCAAGAATAGCCGAACGCTTGAGAATGACCCGCAAAAAAAACTCTACACCCGACCAGAAAAGAGATAGAAAGAGGACAAAAACTTAGACAAGAATACAAAGGATAAAATTCGGGATGTATAAAAGTAGACCCTAATAGACCTCGACCTAATATTATCTCAAGACTAAAAGTTTTTCTAGTTAAGGAATCTACCCAAATAAAAATGATTTTAATTGCCTCATATTTTTTCAGTGAAATTGAATTATAGCGCTTTTCACGTTACTGAGGTATCGACAAGTTTTGCCAACAAAGGGTTTAAGCCCCTTGCCCATGCCTCATTCTGATGAAAACTGCTATATTTACTTCGAGATCGCGTTAAAAGCTGACTAGCTAGATGATTATGTCAATTCGTTGGTCGGGTTGAGGCTACGAAACCCGACAGAAACCCTCAGTTGTTGGGTTTCACTTCGTTCAGCCCAACCTACGCAAAAAGATCTGAATCAAGGTATGAATGCCAACCGTGCATCGTATCCAAAAGTTAGTTTGGGTCTAGGTTTTAAAAATCCCACAAAATAAGATTCAGGTCTCAAATCAGCAATGCCGAAAATCCCTTGACGATCAAACTCCCGATCAAGTATTCTACAAGCACGCTTCAGAATTCGTTGCACTTCTGCTCTGAATCGCCACTTTGTTAGTTCGTAAGTAATATAATTATGACCGAGCAAATACCTCCTATTTATTTTCATCTTCCCGCCTCCCATCGACCCGACCCTTTGCCCGATCACGCCGATCAATTACGAACGGGTCGAGGTTCATTGGCTTGGATTTTACAAACTTATTTGCGATTACGCGAATCGAACTTTCCCTGTGAATTAGTAGATACTATCCCTAAAGAAGGTATTGTAATTGGTCATCGAGAATCGTTAGCTTATGATTTTCAACCCTATCCCAAGTTATTACTGGCTTGTGTTAAAGGGGATCAAAATCCTCAACCCTACGCTCAAATTCATATTGTCCAGAATCGACAGGAATTAACTGCTTCTCAACTTTATATAGAATCAATAGCCGAAGATCGCTATCTTTTACCAGGTAAGCGATACTTTTTACCCCATTGGACTCAACCAGGCTTAATTCCGCGCGATCCTCAACGGGGCGATCGGTTCGAAAATGTAGTTTATTTTGGCCTTACCTCCAATTTAGCTCCCCCCCTACGCAAACCGGAATGGCAACAGCAGGTAGATAATTTAGGTTTAAACTGGTGCATTCAAACTAATGATAAGTTTTGGCATGATTATCGTCAAGTAGATGCAATCGTCGCTGTTCGTCGTTTCGACTCTAAGGAAACTTATCCTTGGAAACCCGCCACTAAACTCTATAATGCCTGGTTAGCAGGTGTTCCTGCTATTTTAGGAACTGAATCTGCTTTTCAATCAGAGTACAAAAGTGAGCTAGATTTCTTTGCTGCTAATAATGAGAATGATGTTATTTATTATCTCAAACAATTGCGGGACAACAATTATTTAAGGCAGCAAATAAAATCTCATTATCAAGAAAGGTCGAAAACCGTGACTATTAGCCATCTTGTTCAGTGTTGGCATCAGTTTATCTTCAATGAATGTGTTCCCGCCTATAATCAATGGTGTTCCCTTTCTCTCTGGCAACAACAACAGTTCTTTTTGCGTCGTCGTCTCCTGTTAAAATTGAATCAACTGCAAATGAAAACCCTGAAAATCATCACTGCTCAATAGTCAATGGTTCTCGGTGATTGGGGACGGTAATGTTTGAATTCCTCTTTTTACCCGGTTTTTGGGGTAGTATTCACTTGGCTCTCTTACATGGCGATTCGTTACTGGGATTGACTTGGCACTTTTTTCAATTTTCTCAGATTATGTCAATTCGTAGGTCGGGTTGAGGTCACGAAACCCGACAGAAACCCTCAGTTGTTGGGTTTCACTTTGTTCAATCCAACCTACGCAAAAAGAGCGATAAATCCGA
This portion of the Microcystis aeruginosa NIES-2549 genome encodes:
- a CDS encoding helix-turn-helix domain-containing protein, whose amino-acid sequence is MKSYPVEFRQKILDCYYNEPISQRQLAKRFCVTLSFVQKLLKQSRETGDIRPKTYRCGRHLKLTPEQMIALGDLIEENNDATLAELSELFLERTGIVLSVATVARIAERLRMTRKKNSTPDQKRDRKRTKT